The following is a genomic window from Calliphora vicina chromosome 5, idCalVici1.1, whole genome shotgun sequence.
CATGATATTAATGTTCCAAAATATGTTTGACAAACTGTTTAATGTCGCaaagatttaattaatttactacTAATCTCTTAAACCACaaagaattaaacaaaaaactcttAAGAACCTGCTCACATAATGAAAATCTCTTAAgcaattattagaaaaaaaaaataaaaatcaaaaaacattaGTCGCCAAAAaagatgtatttatttttatttgactctTCTTTAAGAATTAATCATCAGCATATTTAGTTATTTAGCTAAACGCGTAGTGGGCACGCAGTCCATTTAAATCTTTtgctttaaattgttttaaatatttatctaaaaccaacaaaaaaaaaaatattcttcgtTTTGTTACAAAATGCCACAAATTGAGgaaatgattgatattaatttggatTCACCTCGAACACCCgacgagcatcagcaacatccAGCTGACTTTAAGAAATGCATtacattaaagaaaaatatcgaTAGTGTTCAGAATGAAGGAGAGGACACCACCGATTTTGTAACTTCTCCGCAAAAGTTGCGTTCATGGTCAACCCTATCCGACAAAGATGATGGAAAACCACATTTACGTTATTTTTCTGTGGGTCCAAGTACGTATCAATTGCGTTGTCCGCTGTGTAAACAGAGAGCCGATGCTGAAACGGTACAGATGAGTGGAGCTTTGGGTCAATTGAGTTGTATGTTGTCATCGTTGTCGTGGTAAGTAACCGAAAAGGACAAATGATTAGTAGAAATTGTTGGGTGTAATTAATGTTTGTGGTATGAGTGACGAAAATAGACCCATTTACTAAAGTACGGTAGCCTATCCTATTCCGTGTGGATGTTTTTATGGGGGCTAATCGAACTCAGAAAAACTGacaaagagctttatttacaactatgatatctttggtgacccccactgaaattttccggcaaacattttcatagaatattttaatccttagaTGTCcctttttaaaggattttttttgattttctcgaaaaaagggtttaactaacccctaaagagaggagatagagtgttaagatcttccacaaaaatgatccccataaaattccacgatATAACCCCGACAATAAGAATTCCCTCTTACATTAACTTTTCAGTTTTTCAGTTCGatcaaaacattaaaattttgatccactgtaaaaaaaaatcagaccagctggactataagtttattctacaaaaattatgtactcaacatgcccttttaGAATTAatgggtcgctattctgttccaatcaataagtctcaatttgttgaacagtgaaatttcttaaacgtgtattttgaagtatttcagcgggagctaggttttgattttagacccatactttcttttggtaattttcttagaattttgtgtagattccgATTTTGCTATACGCCTGTCACGTTTTTTCACTCCGGAAAAAATTTACCCACCCTATTCTCTATgttattcatataaatatgagAAGAGAAAAATCATTTCTCTTGATTTTCCATTTCGCCAAAACGAAATTTTCATCGCCAAAGACGTTTAAAATTCGTCACGTTTGACGATAAATCGTCACATCTGACAGCTTTGGTCAGGTCTACTATTGAATATCACCTGTATAAACGTTTTTATATCAactataatttaaagaaaaaagtaagaAAGAGAACCGATCCTCATGAAAGACGCATGATTTTCGTAGATacatatcaaaaacttatttgtgttgaatttcatTTGGATAACAACAAAAGATATTTATGCTCTTCAAAGTTATATTAGACAATAGTCGAATcaaatcattttatataaatcttatttatggagaaatttgTGTTGATACCTCTATAAATCAGACATTAGCAGTCAAAAAAATTCccatttcgggaggacatttgcatGGATTTAGGTGATACCGTAGATCGATTTAAACCAGATTCAGCCTTGAAtcgaaaaaacatattttctatagcaaatcttgtCTATGACAATCTTGTGTATCACAATATTTACTATATTGTGatacacaaaattattttctaatacacaagATATTCTATAGAATCGGAATCACTACTTCCtagatttttaaccaattttgttatctatatctggattactaggccataatatagacaatatgttagtgtagggtattataataCCATAtaatacactaagtaaatgagcaaaaacatttttcttttaaaatatcaatctatatatataaaaatggatgtttgtatgtgggtatgtatgtatgttccgaatgaactcaaaaacactgtaaagtcagatttttgatttttggtctgtgggcggaggggcgtgacaaaatcaaatttttacattatactgctaataccatctatatatataaacaacttctggaccgattttgatgaaatgttcagggaatcttcagaatagcccagcgggtaataccgtatagtcagatttttgatattcggtctgtgggcggaggggtgtgtaaaaatcaattttttacattataccgaatagattgacacagtaatgaacgaagaacaagcgtCTATtatactactgaatttttgaattcattggaaccagccggaatgccaccatatgtattaacattgaaggttggatcaccgactttgtccgacactgtatattaaaattgatatacaatataaaaagatgttttctaagggccagcaacgcggaccgggttcagctagtaatttatattcgtgagtgattt
Proteins encoded in this region:
- the LOC135960745 gene encoding uncharacterized protein LOC135960745, giving the protein MPQIEEMIDINLDSPRTPDEHQQHPADFKKCITLKKNIDSVQNEGEDTTDFVTSPQKLRSWSTLSDKDDGKPHLRYFSVGPSTYQLRCPLCKQRADAETVQMSGALGQLSCMLSSLSCCFPIFALSLVYMCLQSRLKSKRMFCNKCGGHLGFYWRPT